From the genome of Silurus meridionalis isolate SWU-2019-XX chromosome 12, ASM1480568v1, whole genome shotgun sequence, one region includes:
- the paf1 gene encoding RNA polymerase II-associated factor 1 homolog, whose translation MAPTIQTQAQREDGHRSSSHRTVPERSGVVCRVKYCNSLPDIPFDPKFITYPFDQHRFVQYKATSLEKQHKHELLTEPDLGVTIDLINPDTYRIDPNILLDPADEKLLEEEIQAPTSSKRSQQHAKVVPWMRKTEYISTEFNRYGVSNDKVEVKIGVSVKQQFTEEEIYKDRDSQISAIEKTFEDAQKNIAQHYSKPRVTPVEVLPVFPDFKMWINPCAQVIFDSDPAPKDVPSSAGVDMMSQAMIRGMMDEEGNQFVAYFLPNEDTLRKRKRDVEEELDYMPEELYDYKIAREYNWNVKNKASKGYEENYFFIFRDGDGVYYNELETRVRLSKRRAKAGAQSTTNAVLVCKHRDMNEKELEAQEARRAQLENHEPEDEEEDLDKDTQDSGDEKDKGSESENSDSGSDQDEEDEGRGENQDDEEEEEEEEERKASGSESGEDRHARDEEEIFGSDDDDSEDEDEGGARRRRRSEDEDAEEEGGRASGSASPAHSSSGQSEGGGGQSGSDRGSDSSNASDSE comes from the exons ATGGCGCCAACGATTCAAACTCAAGCGCAGCGCGAGGACGGGCATCG GAGCTCGTCACACAGAACCGTCCCTGAGAG GTCTGGTGTTGTGTGCCGGGTTAAATACTGTAACAGCCTCCCTGACATCCCCTTCGACCCCAAGTTCATCACATATCCCTTCGACCAGCACCG gtttgtgcAGTATAAAGCCACCTCACTcgaaaaacaacacaaacatgagCTGCTCACCGAACCAGACCTGGGAGTGACCATTGACCTCATCAACCCCGACACCTACCGCATCGACCCTAACA TTTTGTTAGATCCTGCAGATGAGAAGCTCCTAGAAGAGGAGATCCAGGCACCCACCAGCTCCAAAAG atcCCAGCAGCATGCGAAGGTGGTCCCGTGGATGAGGAAGACTGAGTACATCTCCACAGAATTCAACCGATATGGTGTTTCCAACGACAAAGTGGAGGTCAA gattGGTGTGTCTGTGAAGCAGCAATTCACAGAAGAAGAGATCTACAAGGACAGAGACAGTCAGATCTCTGCCATCGAAAAGACCTTCGAAGATGCTCAGAAGAAT ATCGCCCAGCACTACAGCAAACCCAGAGTTACACCTGTGGAGGTGTTGCCCGTCTTCCCCGATTTCAAG ATGTGGATAAACCCGTGTGCGCAGGTCATCTTCGACTCCGACCCCGCTCCTAAAGACGTCCCCAGCTCTGCGGGGGTAGACATGATGTCCCAGgctatgatcag agGAATGATGGACGAGGAAGGGAACCAGTTCGTGGCGTACTTCCTGCCCAACGAAGATACGCTGCGTAAGCGGAAACGAGATGTGGAGGAAGAACTGGATTACATGCCTGAGGAGCT ttatgACTATAAGATAGCGAGAGAGTATAACTGGAACGTGAAGAACAAAGCCAGCAAAGGCTACGAGGAGAACTACTTCTTCATCTTCAGAGACGGAGACGGCGTTTACTATAACGAGCTCGAGACCAG GGTGCGTTTGAGTAAGAGACGTGCGAAGGCCGGAGCTCAGTCCACCACCAATGCTGTGCTGGTCTGCAAACACCGAGATATGAACGAGAAAGAGCTGGAAGcacag GAGGCTCGCAGAGCTCAGCTGGAGAACCACGAGCcagaggatgaggaggaagacctggacaaagacacacaggactctg GTGATGAGAAGGACAAAGGCAGCGAGAGCGAGAACTCGGACAGCGGCTCCGACCAGGACGAAGAGGACGAGGGGCGGGGTGAGAACCAAGACGacgaagaggaagaggaggaggaagaggagaggaagGCGAGCGGGAGCGAGAGCGGAGAGGACCGGCACGCTCGCGACGAGGAGGAGATCTTCGGCAGCGACGACGACGACAGCGAGGACGAGGACGAGGGCGGAGCTAGGAGGAGGAGGCGGAGCGAGGACGAGGACGCTGAAGAAGAGGGAGGAAGGGCGAGCGGGAGCGCTTCACCCGCCCATAGCAGCAGCGGCCAATCAGAGGGAGGGGGAGGGCAGAGCGGCAGCGACAGGGGCTCAGACTCCAGCAACGCCAGCGACAGCGAATGA
- the LOC124394940 gene encoding protein Smaug homolog 2 isoform X1 produces MMFRDQVGILTDWFKGWNECEQTVALLSLLKRVSRTQARFLHICLEHWLADCTEIHLLEAEANNAAIVSQWQQEPKEKVVSLLLSHLPLLQPRNSEVKCEYMKLLQQVLSHTIESSLFVEESRQLLSYALIHPATTLDDRTNLALWLNHLEEHLSARPPPGPYHHHHHARQGSDEWTGPTDSLEVAHAWHDKSPSTCSSPAGQNGHMGFPSAAGVPSPINSTGLSGQVQPSSVTRSMSLVPGNQPGCSSDWLGQDEVGGRQGVTGAEHAPLSPQGSVASSGSEQTEDQTNTRNTFQEDGSGMKDVPTWLKSLRLHKYASLFSQMSYEEMMVLTEQHLESQNVTKGARHKIALSIQKLRERQSVLKSLEKDILEGGNVRNALQELQQIVITPIKAYSPTTASQREVEPTNKAANTVEEKDASVEGFQSHNPSPCDGETSSTPISEGDIPGQFTRVMGKVCTQLLVSRPDEENISCYLQLIEKCSTHEAFTETQKKRLASWKQQVLKLLRLFPRKAMLDMPVYRQKGWAYGSNSLPTAGSVAGGVSRRGQRQFPLPPRGAPLPSRMGIITHSPRHTLANQPALSTQGRQNLWFGNPGGSNSMPSQSRSSVQRTHSLPVHTSPQTMLLFQQPGTHPFFVSACRHTHTFFLSHLSWLLLPECAVPGTDLEINPTLESLCLSMTEHALGDGMDRTSTI; encoded by the exons ATGATGTTCCGGGACCAGGTGGGGATTTTGACGGACTGGTTTAAGGGCTGGAATGAATGCGAGCAGACGGTGGCACTGTTGTCACTGCTCAAGAGGGTTTCGAGGACCCAAGCACGATTCCTCCACATTTGCCTGGAGCACTGGCTGGCCGACTGCACGGAGATACACTTACTGGAGGCTGAGGCCAACAATGCAG CCATTGTAAGCCAGTGGCAACAGGAACCCAAAGAGAAGGTTGTGTCACTGCTGCTTTCGCATCTCCCCCTGCTGCAGCCACGTAACAGCGAGGTCAAGTGTGAGTACATGAAGCTGCTACAGCAGGTCCTGAGCCACACCATCGAGAGCAGCTTGTTTGTGGAGGAGAGCCGGCAGCTGCTTTCCTATGCCCTCATCCACCCGGCCACCACGCTTGATGATCGCACCAACCTCGCTTTGTGGCTCAACCATCTCGAGGAGCACTTGTCAGCTCGACCACCACCTGGACcgtatcatcaccatcatcatgcCAGACAGGGCTCAGACGAATGGACAGGTCCGACCGACTCCTTGGAGGTGGCACATGCCTGGCATGATAAATCGCCATCCACGTGTAGCTCGCCTGCCGGCCAGAACGGGCACATGGGCTTCCCGAGTGCAGCTGGAGTTCCCTCTCCTATCAACAGCACAg GCCTGTCTGGTCAGGTACAACCAAGCTCAGTGACACGCTCGATGTCTCTTGTTCCTGGCAACCAACCGGGCTGCAGCTCCGACTGGCTGGGCCAGGACGAAGTGGGCGGTCGCCAGGGTGTAACGGGGGCGGAGCATGCACCGCTGTCTCCACAGGGCAGCGTAGCTTCTTCAGGCAGTGAACAAACGGAGGATCAAACCAACACACGGAACACGTTCCAGGAGGACGGCAGCGGCATGAAAG ATGTGCCAACGTGGTTAAAGAGCCTCCGTCTGCACAAGTACGCATCCCTGTTCTCCCAGATGAGTTATGAGGAGATGATGGTCCTTACCGAACAACATCTAGAATCACAG aatGTGACCAAAGGAGCCCGGCACAAGATCGCCCTCAGCATTCAGAAGCTGCGAGAACGACAAAGTGTCCTCAAGTCTCTTGAAAAG GATATCCTCGAAGGTGGGAATGTTAGGAACGCCTTGCAGGAACTTCAGCAAATCGTCATCACGCCCATCAAAGCCTACAGCCCAACCACTGCTTCCCAGAGAGAGGTGGAGCCCACCAACAAGGCAGCCAATACCGTGGAAGAGAAAGATGCGTCTGTAGAGGGCTTTCAGAGCCACAATCCTTCGCCCTGTGACGGGGAGACTTCGTCCACGCCCATCTCGGAAGGGGACATTCCCGGGCAGTTTACGCGGGTGATGGGGAAAG TGTGTACGCAGCTGCTGGTGTCGCGGCCAGACGAGGAGAACATCAGTTGCTATCTACAACTTATCGAGAAGTGCTCAACACATGAG gCGTTCACAGAGACGCAGAAGAAGCGGTTGGCGTCGTGGAAGCAGCAGGTGCTGAAGCTGCTTCGCCTTTTCCCACGGAAAGCCATGCTGGACATGCCCGTGTACAGACAGAAAGG gtgggcgTACGGGTCAAACTCTTTGCCCACAGCAGGCTCTGTGGCTGGAGGGGTGTCTCGGCGAGGACAAAGACAGTTCCCTCTGCCCCCTCGTGGAGCGCCGCTTCCCAGTCGCATGGGCATCATTACACACTCGCCACGACACACACTCGCCAACCAGCCAGCTCTCAGCACGCAGGGCAGACAG AACCTGTGGTTTGGGAATCCCGGAGGAAGCAACAGCATGCCGAGTCAGAGCCGGAGCTCAGTACAGAGAACACACTCCCTCCCTGTACACACGTCTCCACAAACCATGCTCCTGTTTCAGCAACCAGGTACACACCCTTTCTTTGTTTCTgcatgtagacacacacacactttcttcctCTCACACTTGTCTTGGTTGCTTCTGCCAGAATGCGCGGTTCCAGGGACTGACCTGGAGATCAACCCCACGCTGGAGTCACTGTGCCTCAGTATGACTGAACACGCCTTAGGAG
- the gmfg gene encoding glia maturation factor gamma: MSSSLVVCEVDPCLTEKLKKFRFRKETTNGAILMKIDMEKQLVILEEEYEDISLDDLKEELPERQPRYIVYSYKLTHSDGRVSYPLCFIFCSPVGCKPEQQMMYAGSKNRLVQTAELTKVFETRNTDDLSEEWLKEKLSFFR; encoded by the exons ATG TCGAGCTCGCTGGTCGTGTGTGAGGTGGATCCGTGCCTGACGGAGAAACTGAAGAAGTTTCGCTTTCGGAAGGAAACCACCAACGGCGCCATACTGA TGAAAATAGATATGGAGAAACAGCTGGTCATATTGGAGGAGGAGTACGAG GACATTTCTCTGGACGATTTGAAGGAAGAGCTTCCCGAACGTCAGCCTCG GTATATAGTGTACAGCTACAAGCTCACACACTCCGACGGCCGGGTGTCCTACCCACTGTGTTTCATCTTCTGCAGTCCTGTGG GTTGTAAGCCGGAGCAGCAGATGATGTACGCAGGCAGTAAAAACAGGCTCGTCCAAACGGCCGAGCTCACCAAG GTTTTTGAGACCCGAAACACGGACGATCTCTCGGAGGAGTGGCTGAAAGAGAAATTGTCCTTCTTCCGCTGA
- the socs9 gene encoding suppressor of cytokine signaling 9, translated as MSSGDAGDRGKERERGARPKVRQSRSEERQDGGRRKGGRGKRKGHLANEAASERPVSDGFEYGDLLNGLEPGNGGASFRERRWRQVLSSPASSLTEKVPGRTVQNAPNDEQPAPETSSKSSSSGRTLRQKIQDAVGQCFPIKTHSVPSALGQGISGSPVTGSTRRKIHLSELMLDSCPFPPGSELAQKWNLIKQHTAPISQPPVLDTFPDPGASTSACSASVVSVVEDEDDRLRERRRISIEQGVDPPPNAQIHTFEVTAQINPLYKLGPKLAHGMNELAGDDRATLQQQQHMLQRQQQHHQVLLQSCLDTLDEVVASSSGSALSFSTESHPDSDSSSSSPCSLTRGSLVTSEHFRPQDGHHRAHTQIDYIHCLVPDLLQITNLPCYWGVMDRYEAETLLEGKPEGTFLLRDSAQEDYLFSVSFRRYGRSLHARIEQWNHNFSFDVHDPSVFHAPTVTGLLEHYKDPNSCMFFEPLLSNPIHRTQPFSLQHICRAVISSCTTYDGISVLPIPNALKEHLKEYHYKQRVRVRRLDTGWKTSVCDFR; from the coding sequence ATGTCGAGTGGAGACGCAGGGGATCGTGGCAAGGAAAGGGAACGGGGCGCCCGTCCCAAAGTGCGTCAGAGCCGCTCGGAGGAACGACAGGACGGAGGGAGGCGGAAAGGAGGGAGGGGTAAAAGGAAAGGCCACTTGGCTAACGAGGCCGCGTCGGAACGGCCGGTCAGCGACGGATTCGAATACGGTGATCTCTTAAACGGGTTGGAACCCGGAAACGGAGGCGCTTCGTTTCGTGAGCGCCGGTGGCGCCAAGTCCTCAGCTCTCCCGCGTCCTCGCTGACGGAGAAAGTTCCAGGCAGGACAGTTCAGAACGCACCGAACGACGAACAGCCTGCACCCGAGACCAGCAGCAAGTCTTCCAGCAGCGGCCGTACCCTCAGGCAGAAGATTCAGGACGCCGTAGGCCAGTGTTTTCCCATTAAGACCCATAGTGTACCTTCTGCTTTAGGACAAGGCATCTCGGGGTCTCCTGTCACAGGCTCTACCCGGAGGAAGATTCATCTGAGTGAACTCATGCTGGACAGTTGCCCGTTCCCACCAGGATCAGAGCTGGCGCAGAAATGGAACTTGATCAAGCAGCATACAGCTCCAATTTCCCAACCCCCCGTACTTGACACTTTTCCCGACCCGGGAGCGTCGACGTCAGCATGCTCCGCTTCCGTAGTTTCTGTTGTAGAGGACGAAGATGATCGTTTGCGCGAGAGGCGGAGAATCAGCATTGAGCAAGGCGTCGATCCGCCACCCAACGCTCAGATCCACACGTTCGAGGTGACCGCGCAGATCAACCCGCTGTACAAACTTGGGCCCAAGTTAGCGCATGGTATGAACGAGTTGGCCGGGGACGACCGGGCCACtctgcagcaacagcagcacaTGCTGCAgaggcagcagcagcaccaccagGTTCTCCTCCAGAGCTGCTTGGACACTCTGGATGAGGTCGTCGCGTCTTCCTCAGGATCCGCCTTGTCCTTTTCTACTGAATCCCATCCGGATTCGGATTCCTCCTCGTCTTCGCCGTGTTCCTTGACAAGGGGGTCTCTGGTGACGTCAGAGCACTTTAGACCTCAAGATGGCCACCATCGTGCTCACACGCAGATCGACTACATCCACTGTTTGGTGCCTGACCTGCTCCAGATTACCAACTTGCCGTGTTACTGGGGGGTCATGGATCGCTACGAGGCCGAGACCCTTTTGGAAGGCAAGCCCGAGGGAACCTTTCTTCTCCGCGACTCGGCCCAGGAGGACTACTTATTCTCTGTGAGCTTCCGGCGCTACGGGCGCTCTCTGCACGCTCGTATCGAGCAGTGGAACCACAACTTCAGCTTCGACGTGCACGACCCCAGCGTGTTTCACGCGCCCACAGTCACGGGCTTGCTGGAGCACTACAAGGACCCCAACTCGTGCATGTTCTTCGAGCCGCTGCTCTCGAACCCCATCCATCGCACGCAGCCGTTCAGCCTCCAGCACATCTGTCGGGCCGTCATCAGCAGCTGCACCACGTACGACGGCATCAGTGTTCTGCCGATCCCCAACGCCCTCAAGGAGCACCTGAAAGAATATCATTACAAGCAGAGGGTTCGTGTACGGAGACTCGACACTGGGTGGAAAACCTCAGTGTGTGATTTTCGGTAA
- the LOC124394940 gene encoding protein Smaug homolog 2 isoform X2, protein MMFRDQVGILTDWFKGWNECEQTVALLSLLKRVSRTQARFLHICLEHWLADCTEIHLLEAEANNAAIVSQWQQEPKEKVVSLLLSHLPLLQPRNSEVKCEYMKLLQQVLSHTIESSLFVEESRQLLSYALIHPATTLDDRTNLALWLNHLEEHLSARPPPGPYHHHHHARQGSDEWTGPTDSLEVAHAWHDKSPSTCSSPAGQNGHMGFPSAAGVPSPINSTGLSGQVQPSSVTRSMSLVPGNQPGCSSDWLGQDEVGGRQGVTGAEHAPLSPQGSVASSGSEQTEDQTNTRNTFQEDGSGMKDVPTWLKSLRLHKYASLFSQMSYEEMMVLTEQHLESQNVTKGARHKIALSIQKLRERQSVLKSLEKDILEGGNVRNALQELQQIVITPIKAYSPTTASQREVEPTNKAANTVEEKDASVEGFQSHNPSPCDGETSSTPISEGDIPGQFTRVMGKVCTQLLVSRPDEENISCYLQLIEKCSTHEAFTETQKKRLASWKQQVLKLLRLFPRKAMLDMPVYRQKGWAYGSNSLPTAGSVAGGVSRRGQRQFPLPPRGAPLPSRMGIITHSPRHTLANQPALSTQGRQNLWFGNPGGSNSMPSQSRSSVQRTHSLPVHTSPQTMLLFQQPECAVPGTDLEINPTLESLCLSMTEHALGDGMDRTSTI, encoded by the exons ATGATGTTCCGGGACCAGGTGGGGATTTTGACGGACTGGTTTAAGGGCTGGAATGAATGCGAGCAGACGGTGGCACTGTTGTCACTGCTCAAGAGGGTTTCGAGGACCCAAGCACGATTCCTCCACATTTGCCTGGAGCACTGGCTGGCCGACTGCACGGAGATACACTTACTGGAGGCTGAGGCCAACAATGCAG CCATTGTAAGCCAGTGGCAACAGGAACCCAAAGAGAAGGTTGTGTCACTGCTGCTTTCGCATCTCCCCCTGCTGCAGCCACGTAACAGCGAGGTCAAGTGTGAGTACATGAAGCTGCTACAGCAGGTCCTGAGCCACACCATCGAGAGCAGCTTGTTTGTGGAGGAGAGCCGGCAGCTGCTTTCCTATGCCCTCATCCACCCGGCCACCACGCTTGATGATCGCACCAACCTCGCTTTGTGGCTCAACCATCTCGAGGAGCACTTGTCAGCTCGACCACCACCTGGACcgtatcatcaccatcatcatgcCAGACAGGGCTCAGACGAATGGACAGGTCCGACCGACTCCTTGGAGGTGGCACATGCCTGGCATGATAAATCGCCATCCACGTGTAGCTCGCCTGCCGGCCAGAACGGGCACATGGGCTTCCCGAGTGCAGCTGGAGTTCCCTCTCCTATCAACAGCACAg GCCTGTCTGGTCAGGTACAACCAAGCTCAGTGACACGCTCGATGTCTCTTGTTCCTGGCAACCAACCGGGCTGCAGCTCCGACTGGCTGGGCCAGGACGAAGTGGGCGGTCGCCAGGGTGTAACGGGGGCGGAGCATGCACCGCTGTCTCCACAGGGCAGCGTAGCTTCTTCAGGCAGTGAACAAACGGAGGATCAAACCAACACACGGAACACGTTCCAGGAGGACGGCAGCGGCATGAAAG ATGTGCCAACGTGGTTAAAGAGCCTCCGTCTGCACAAGTACGCATCCCTGTTCTCCCAGATGAGTTATGAGGAGATGATGGTCCTTACCGAACAACATCTAGAATCACAG aatGTGACCAAAGGAGCCCGGCACAAGATCGCCCTCAGCATTCAGAAGCTGCGAGAACGACAAAGTGTCCTCAAGTCTCTTGAAAAG GATATCCTCGAAGGTGGGAATGTTAGGAACGCCTTGCAGGAACTTCAGCAAATCGTCATCACGCCCATCAAAGCCTACAGCCCAACCACTGCTTCCCAGAGAGAGGTGGAGCCCACCAACAAGGCAGCCAATACCGTGGAAGAGAAAGATGCGTCTGTAGAGGGCTTTCAGAGCCACAATCCTTCGCCCTGTGACGGGGAGACTTCGTCCACGCCCATCTCGGAAGGGGACATTCCCGGGCAGTTTACGCGGGTGATGGGGAAAG TGTGTACGCAGCTGCTGGTGTCGCGGCCAGACGAGGAGAACATCAGTTGCTATCTACAACTTATCGAGAAGTGCTCAACACATGAG gCGTTCACAGAGACGCAGAAGAAGCGGTTGGCGTCGTGGAAGCAGCAGGTGCTGAAGCTGCTTCGCCTTTTCCCACGGAAAGCCATGCTGGACATGCCCGTGTACAGACAGAAAGG gtgggcgTACGGGTCAAACTCTTTGCCCACAGCAGGCTCTGTGGCTGGAGGGGTGTCTCGGCGAGGACAAAGACAGTTCCCTCTGCCCCCTCGTGGAGCGCCGCTTCCCAGTCGCATGGGCATCATTACACACTCGCCACGACACACACTCGCCAACCAGCCAGCTCTCAGCACGCAGGGCAGACAG AACCTGTGGTTTGGGAATCCCGGAGGAAGCAACAGCATGCCGAGTCAGAGCCGGAGCTCAGTACAGAGAACACACTCCCTCCCTGTACACACGTCTCCACAAACCATGCTCCTGTTTCAGCAACCAG AATGCGCGGTTCCAGGGACTGACCTGGAGATCAACCCCACGCTGGAGTCACTGTGCCTCAGTATGACTGAACACGCCTTAGGAG